Below is a window of Christensenella minuta DNA.
TTCCGCTTCCTTACCACACGGAAAGCCTGTCCTCCGGCGCAAGATACATCCCGTCGCCCTCCTGCACATCGAACGCCTTATAGAATTCCTCAAACTGCTGCACGTTTACATTTGCGCGAAGATAACCCGGCGCGTGCGGGTCGGTCTGCAGCATATATTCCGCAGTCGCTTCCGACTCCTGCACTTTCCACACCTTCGCCCAGCTTTCAAAAAACGTTTGGTAATCGAAACCGTCTATTTTCTTTGCAAGCTCGAGCATACAGGACATTCCGCCGAGGTCGGCCACTGTCTCGCCGATGGTATAGTCTCCGTTGATGTATTTTCCGGGCAGAACCTCGATGCTCGCATAATACGCGCCCACCTTGTCTGTGTGCTCCTTGAACGCCGCGCGGTCTTCGTCCGTCCACCAGTTGGAAAGGTTTCCGTCCTTGTCGTAAAGGCTGCCCGTATTCGAGTCGAACCCGTGCGTGATCTCATGCCCGATGATGACGCCTATTGAACCCATCTGCTGCTCAATCGTACCGTTCGAGTCATAGAAATCTCCGCCGAGGATACCCGCCGGAATGTTGATGGAGTTATCCGTAGGCATGTAATAAGCGTTCACCGTCTGCGGCGCGGTCATCCACAGGTCCTTATCGATCTCCACCTTTGCTTTGTCCACCTTCTCCGACATGTCCTTTTCCCGCACCGCGAGAACGTCGTCTATGATCCCGCCGTCCCTGGGCAGCGCGTAATCTGAATAATCGTACAGCGACCAGTCGTCCGGATAGGCTACGCGAATCTTGAGAGTATCCAGCTTTTGGAGCGCCTTCGCTTTTGTTTCACTGCTCAGCCATTCGTTTGCCTCCAGCCTCTGGCGGAACACCGCAACGGCCTGTTCCACAAGCTCCGTCACGTCCTGCTTCGTTTCCTCCGTCACATAGTTTTCCACATAAAGTTTTCCAATCGCCATATCGAACATCGCGGAACACATCTGATAGGCGAGCTGTTCCACTGGCAGCTCCATCTGCGCGCTTCCCGTTGCCGCGCCGCTGTACTCCGTCATGATATCGAGGCATTCCTGATCCAGCATTCCCGCCGTAGCTGTCAGCGTCTGGTAAATCAGCCACGCCTTAAATGCCTCCAGATTCTCTTCCGTATACAGCTCGTTCATCTTCGCGAGCCATTCCGGTTCCGTCAAAATAAAACGGTCGATCCCGCCGTCCGTGTAAGGCTTTAATATCTCCGTGACCGGGAAAACAGGGGAAAGCTCCGCCAGCTCCGCCGCGGTTTTTGGGTTATACGCTTTCTCCCGTATTTCCGGAGACGATCCTTCTGCGTTTCCCACAGACGCCTGCCCGATCTGGCTCTCGAGGCTGAAGAACGCT
It encodes the following:
- a CDS encoding M13 family metallopeptidase → MNITKRILVVLLAAALLLAAACSAPKQREKSASPSVSAEADATAAPEESAPGAAWVNSDISGNVTAELETDPKEDFNAAVNQEWMAGTELGTQVQASTFTERGDEVMAEVMTLITDESQTSHEAELVREFYNDYIDMESRNTLGMEPVLPLLEEIRAIEDMDGLTAYIADWGNLAGAPVKADIAADWKDSTKNAIYIGPPSFSLSDADEYKSMTDVGQRTKDAEEVMLKKLLTRAGYSEEEASALWEAFFSLESQIGQASVGNAEGSSPEIREKAYNPKTAAELAELSPVFPVTEILKPYTDGGIDRFILTEPEWLAKMNELYTEENLEAFKAWLIYQTLTATAGMLDQECLDIMTEYSGAATGSAQMELPVEQLAYQMCSAMFDMAIGKLYVENYVTEETKQDVTELVEQAVAVFRQRLEANEWLSSETKAKALQKLDTLKIRVAYPDDWSLYDYSDYALPRDGGIIDDVLAVREKDMSEKVDKAKVEIDKDLWMTAPQTVNAYYMPTDNSINIPAGILGGDFYDSNGTIEQQMGSIGVIIGHEITHGFDSNTGSLYDKDGNLSNWWTDEDRAAFKEHTDKVGAYYASIEVLPGKYINGDYTIGETVADLGGMSCMLELAKKIDGFDYQTFFESWAKVWKVQESEATAEYMLQTDPHAPGYLRANVNVQQFEEFYKAFDVQEGDGMYLAPEDRLSVW